A genomic region of Oncorhynchus mykiss isolate Arlee chromosome 2, USDA_OmykA_1.1, whole genome shotgun sequence contains the following coding sequences:
- the incenp gene encoding inner centromere protein A isoform X6, translating into MTSVLSSTHTLMQMFNGKIQEFANEIENVHMVWLEEIQQEANRMFSSDFSAEPELMPKTPSQKKSNRRKRLSVGQNENHTKRRFSKGKRSNLRRSSVSTSLNLIAEDDGGSPVTLEEIVKPPRSRRAKQTTQPEAAPPVCSTRKGAAPTTNSQPEEMEYEAPSKHIQEERMQPEEAESKRESFSSVASQPHCLTPPQTQSHIAEAIVKISASERRSADLQMNRNPERSPSRTATKIAIAAGATPPGPRRSSVRHSLTVRRSLAGLRHSMTQESVRRASRRSFLKKKARMGSSTCSSNVSGHEDVWMETDGHEVQVQTDGVLSEEPAKTKTDSPAPETSPEDNAVQNHPGVLSVTEVRRFTRSMAQTTPTVPPPASIISKAKTATPDSGSDDSGKKPPSSLGPRLSAKRRAAADEFQSPRKKPSPPVKSQSVRPNMRSFLHTVQKNQMLMMTPSSLGRNTVMKSFIKHTTPGRADLKSGCGVVERERLKLEALKKKQEQEDERKKKMEEEKRRKQEEMKKKRDERLRRVVEARVKEEQKEEEKKKKIEQKMLQIDEKHDKLRVERMAEEKAKKKVATKRQEELELRRKMEEDVRRKKIQQSEEEEKRQQELQAKRRAEEEQERARKMTEARRALELKKELERELERERQASAERERVEREKAIALQRDVEKAAREKERRELEKRKREEQQRQAEEERQREAERLAERQREAERLAERQREAERLAERQREAERLAERQREAEGLAERQREAAKSHLTAEVQVLKTPVGKGGVLNVTVDIEQSPQSYEITPKGGNKPVVLNANPEDYGMDQNSDDSTDDESAPRKPIPTWAEGNQLKQSMMKQYFHPADVDSHYGAIEPPKLDRIFCKSKPRYFKRTSSAVWHSPPRMGALPL; encoded by the exons ATGACCTCTGTACTGTCGTCGACGCATACCCTGATGCAGATGTTTAATGGGAAGATTCAGGAGTTCGCCAACGAAATAGAAAATGTTCACATGGTGTGGCTCGAGGAGATCCAGCAGGAAGCCAACCGCATGTTTTCAAG TGACTTCAGTGCGGAGCCAGAATTGATGCCAAAGACTCCGTCACAGAAGAAGAGCAACCGTAGGAAGCGTCTATCCGTGGGTCAGAATGAGAACCACACCAAGAGACG CTTCTCAAAGGGCAAACGCAGCAACCTGCGTCGCTCCTCTGTGTCCACCTCCCTGAACCTGATAGCAGAGGATGACGGAGGATCTCCGGTCACGCTGGAAGAGATAGTCAAGCCACCTCGTTCCCGCAGAGCCAAACAGACGACCCAGCCTGAGGCGGCGCCACCCGTATGCAGCACCCGCAAAGGAGCTGCTCCGACCACCAACTCTCAGCCGGAGGAGATGGAGTATGAGGCTCCTAGCAAACACATCCAGGAGGAGAGGATGCAGCCAGAGGAAGCTGAGAGTAAGAGGGAGTCGTTCAGCTCTGTCGCCTCCCAGCCCCACTGTCTAACACCCCCTCAGACTCAGAGTCACATAGCTGAAGCCATAGTCAAGATCTCGGCCTCAGAGCGGCGTTCTGCAGATCTCCAGATGAACCGCAACCCAGAGCGCTCTCCAAGCCGCACCGCCACTAAGATAGCCATCGCTGCCGGCGCCACGCCCCCGGGTCCCAGGCGGAGCTCCGTGAGACACTCCCTGACCGTGCGGCGCTCCCTGGCAGGGCTGAGACACAGCATGACCCAGGAGTCTGTCCGCAGAGCCTCCAGGAGATCCTTCCTGAAGAAGAAGGCTCGTATGGGTAGCTCCACCTGCAGCAGCAACGTCAGCGGGCATG AAGATGTGTGGATGGAAACTGATGGACATGAGGTTCAGGTGCAGACTGACGG GGTGTTGTCAGAGGAGCCTGCGAAGACTAAGACCGACAGCCCAGCTCCTGAGACTTCTCCTGAG GATAACGCGGTGCAGAACCACCCGGGGGTTCTCAGTGTTACGGAGGTTCGGCGTTTCACTCGCTCCATGGCCCAGACCACTCCCACCGTGCCGCCACCAGCCTCGATCATCAGCAAAGCCAAGACCGCCACACCAGACTCTGGATCAG ATGACAGTGGTAAGAAGCCACCGTCAAGTCTGGGTCCTCGTCTCAGTGCCAAGCGCAGAGCAGCTGCCGATGAATTCCAGAGCCCAAGGAAGAAGCCATCGCCCCCTGTTAAGAGCCAGAGT GTGAGGCCCAACATGAGGTCGTTCCTCCACACGGTCCAGAAGAACCAGATGCTGATGATGACCCCCAGTTCTCTGGGTCGCAACACGGTCATGAAGTCCTTCATTAAACACACCACGCCGGGCAGAGCCGACCTCAAG TCAGGCTGTGGTGTAGTG GAAAGAGAACGCCTGAAACTGGAAGCACTAAAGAAGAAGCAAGAGCAAGAAGacgagaggaagaagaagatggaggaagagaagaggagaaaacaggaagagatgaagaagaagagggatgAACGGCTGCGGAGGGTAGTCGAGGCCCGGGTGAAGGAagaacagaaagaggaggagaagaagaagaagattgaGCAGAAAATGCTCCAGATTGACGAGAAACACGACAAG CTGCGAGTGGAGCGCATGGCAGAGGAGAAAGCCAAGAAGAAGGTGGCCACCAAACGCCAGGAGGAGCTGGAActgaggaggaagatggaggaggaCGTCAGGAGGAAGAAGATTCAACAGTCT gaggaggaggagaagcgtcAGCAGGAGCTGCAGGCGAAGAGGAGAGCCGAAGAAGAGCAGGAGAGGGCTCGTAAGATGACTGAGGCCCGACGAGCACTGGAACTGAAGaaagaactagagagagaactggagagagagagacaagcatCTGCTGAGAG GgagcgggtagagagagagaaggccatCGCTCTTCAGAGAGACGTGGAGAAAGCTGCccgggagaaggagaggagagagttggagaagaggaagaga GAGGAGCAACAGAGGCAggctgaggaggagagacagCGAGAAGCTGAGAGACTCGCTGAGAGACAGCGAGAAGCTGAGAGACTCGCTGAGAGACAGCGAGAAGCTGAGAGACTCGCTGAGAGACAGCGAGAAGCTGAGAGACTCGCTGAGCGACAGCGAGAAGCTGAGGGGCTCGCTGAGCGACAGCGAGAAGCCGCTAAGAGCCACCTGACTGCTGAAGTTCAG GTGTTGAAGACGCCTGTGGGGAAGGGAGGAGTCCTCAACGTCACTGTGGATATCGAG CAGTCTCCCCAGTCGTATGAGATCACTCCTAAAGGGGGGAACAAGCCCGTTGTTCTCAACGCCAACCCTGAGGACTATGGGATGGATCAGAACAGTGATGACTCTACTGATGACGAATCGGCACCAAGGAAACCCATCCCCACATGGGCCGAGG GCAACCAGCTGAAGCAGTCTATGATGAAGCAATATTTCCACCCAGCGGACGTGGACTCTCACTACGGGGCGATTGAACCCCCAAAGCTGGATCGCATCTTCTGCAAGAGCAAACCTCGCTACTTTAAACGTACCAGCTCTGCTGTCTGGCACTCGCCGCCTCGAATGGGAGCTCTACCCCTTTAA
- the incenp gene encoding inner centromere protein A isoform X3: MTSVLSSTHTLMQMFNGKIQEFANEIENVHMVWLEEIQQEANRMFSSDFSAEPELMPKTPSQKKSNRRKRLSVGQNENHTKRRFSKGKRSNLRRSSVSTSLNLIAEDDGGSPVTLEEIVKPPRSRRAKQTTQPEAAPPVCSTRKGAAPTTNSQPEEMEYEAPSKHIQEERMQPEEAESKRESFSSVASQPHCLTPPQTQSHIAEAIVKISASERRSADLQMNRNPERSPSRTATKIAIAAGATPPGPRRSSVRHSLTVRRSLAGLRHSMTQESVRRASRRSFLKKKARMGSSTCSSNVSGHEDVWMETDGHEVQVQTDGVLSEEPAKTKTDSPAPETSPEDNAVQNHPGVLSVTEVRRFTRSMAQTTPTVPPPASIISKAKTATPDSGSDDSGKKPPSSLGPRLSAKRRAAADEFQSPRKKPSPPVKSQSVRPNMRSFLHTVQKNQMLMMTPSSLGRNTVMKSFIKHTTPGRADLKERERLKLEALKKKQEQEDERKKKMEEEKRRKQEEMKKKRDERLRRVVEARVKEEQKEEEKKKKIEQKMLQIDEKHDKLRVERMAEEKAKKKVATKRQEELELRRKMEEDVRRKKIQQSEEEEKRQQELQAKRRAEEEQERARKMTEARRALELKKELERELERERQASAERERVEREKAIALQRDVEKAAREKERRELEKRKREEQQRQAEEERQREAERLAERQREAERLAERQREAERLAERQREAERLAERQREAEGLAERQREAAKSHLTAEVQVLKTPVGKGGVLNVTVDIEQSPQSYEITPKGGNKPVVLNANPEDYGMDQNSDDSTDDESAPRKPIPTWAEGNQLKQSMMKQYFHPADVDSHYGAIEPPKLDRIFCKSKPRYFKRTSSAVWHSPPRMGALPL; the protein is encoded by the exons ATGACCTCTGTACTGTCGTCGACGCATACCCTGATGCAGATGTTTAATGGGAAGATTCAGGAGTTCGCCAACGAAATAGAAAATGTTCACATGGTGTGGCTCGAGGAGATCCAGCAGGAAGCCAACCGCATGTTTTCAAG TGACTTCAGTGCGGAGCCAGAATTGATGCCAAAGACTCCGTCACAGAAGAAGAGCAACCGTAGGAAGCGTCTATCCGTGGGTCAGAATGAGAACCACACCAAGAGACG CTTCTCAAAGGGCAAACGCAGCAACCTGCGTCGCTCCTCTGTGTCCACCTCCCTGAACCTGATAGCAGAGGATGACGGAGGATCTCCGGTCACGCTGGAAGAGATAGTCAAGCCACCTCGTTCCCGCAGAGCCAAACAGACGACCCAGCCTGAGGCGGCGCCACCCGTATGCAGCACCCGCAAAGGAGCTGCTCCGACCACCAACTCTCAGCCGGAGGAGATGGAGTATGAGGCTCCTAGCAAACACATCCAGGAGGAGAGGATGCAGCCAGAGGAAGCTGAGAGTAAGAGGGAGTCGTTCAGCTCTGTCGCCTCCCAGCCCCACTGTCTAACACCCCCTCAGACTCAGAGTCACATAGCTGAAGCCATAGTCAAGATCTCGGCCTCAGAGCGGCGTTCTGCAGATCTCCAGATGAACCGCAACCCAGAGCGCTCTCCAAGCCGCACCGCCACTAAGATAGCCATCGCTGCCGGCGCCACGCCCCCGGGTCCCAGGCGGAGCTCCGTGAGACACTCCCTGACCGTGCGGCGCTCCCTGGCAGGGCTGAGACACAGCATGACCCAGGAGTCTGTCCGCAGAGCCTCCAGGAGATCCTTCCTGAAGAAGAAGGCTCGTATGGGTAGCTCCACCTGCAGCAGCAACGTCAGCGGGCATG AAGATGTGTGGATGGAAACTGATGGACATGAGGTTCAGGTGCAGACTGACGG GGTGTTGTCAGAGGAGCCTGCGAAGACTAAGACCGACAGCCCAGCTCCTGAGACTTCTCCTGAG GATAACGCGGTGCAGAACCACCCGGGGGTTCTCAGTGTTACGGAGGTTCGGCGTTTCACTCGCTCCATGGCCCAGACCACTCCCACCGTGCCGCCACCAGCCTCGATCATCAGCAAAGCCAAGACCGCCACACCAGACTCTGGATCAG ATGACAGTGGTAAGAAGCCACCGTCAAGTCTGGGTCCTCGTCTCAGTGCCAAGCGCAGAGCAGCTGCCGATGAATTCCAGAGCCCAAGGAAGAAGCCATCGCCCCCTGTTAAGAGCCAGAGT GTGAGGCCCAACATGAGGTCGTTCCTCCACACGGTCCAGAAGAACCAGATGCTGATGATGACCCCCAGTTCTCTGGGTCGCAACACGGTCATGAAGTCCTTCATTAAACACACCACGCCGGGCAGAGCCGACCTCAAG GAAAGAGAACGCCTGAAACTGGAAGCACTAAAGAAGAAGCAAGAGCAAGAAGacgagaggaagaagaagatggaggaagagaagaggagaaaacaggaagagatgaagaagaagagggatgAACGGCTGCGGAGGGTAGTCGAGGCCCGGGTGAAGGAagaacagaaagaggaggagaagaagaagaagattgaGCAGAAAATGCTCCAGATTGACGAGAAACACGACAAG CTGCGAGTGGAGCGCATGGCAGAGGAGAAAGCCAAGAAGAAGGTGGCCACCAAACGCCAGGAGGAGCTGGAActgaggaggaagatggaggaggaCGTCAGGAGGAAGAAGATTCAACAGTCT gaggaggaggagaagcgtcAGCAGGAGCTGCAGGCGAAGAGGAGAGCCGAAGAAGAGCAGGAGAGGGCTCGTAAGATGACTGAGGCCCGACGAGCACTGGAACTGAAGaaagaactagagagagaactggagagagagagacaagcatCTGCTGAGAG GgagcgggtagagagagagaaggccatCGCTCTTCAGAGAGACGTGGAGAAAGCTGCccgggagaaggagaggagagagttggagaagaggaagaga GAGGAGCAACAGAGGCAggctgaggaggagagacagCGAGAAGCTGAGAGACTCGCTGAGAGACAGCGAGAAGCTGAGAGACTCGCTGAGAGACAGCGAGAAGCTGAGAGACTCGCTGAGAGACAGCGAGAAGCTGAGAGACTCGCTGAGCGACAGCGAGAAGCTGAGGGGCTCGCTGAGCGACAGCGAGAAGCCGCTAAGAGCCACCTGACTGCTGAAGTTCAG GTGTTGAAGACGCCTGTGGGGAAGGGAGGAGTCCTCAACGTCACTGTGGATATCGAG CAGTCTCCCCAGTCGTATGAGATCACTCCTAAAGGGGGGAACAAGCCCGTTGTTCTCAACGCCAACCCTGAGGACTATGGGATGGATCAGAACAGTGATGACTCTACTGATGACGAATCGGCACCAAGGAAACCCATCCCCACATGGGCCGAGG GCAACCAGCTGAAGCAGTCTATGATGAAGCAATATTTCCACCCAGCGGACGTGGACTCTCACTACGGGGCGATTGAACCCCCAAAGCTGGATCGCATCTTCTGCAAGAGCAAACCTCGCTACTTTAAACGTACCAGCTCTGCTGTCTGGCACTCGCCGCCTCGAATGGGAGCTCTACCCCTTTAA
- the incenp gene encoding inner centromere protein A isoform X5: MVATMTSVLSSTHTLMQMFNGKIQEFANEIENVHMVWLEEIQQEANRMFSSDFSAEPELMPKTPSQKKSNRRKRLSVGQNENHTKRRFSKGKRSNLRRSSVSTSLNLIAEDDGGSPVTLEEIVKPPRSRRAKQTTQPEAAPPVCSTRKGAAPTTNSQPEEMEYEAPSKHIQEERMQPEEAESKRESFSSVASQPHCLTPPQTQSHIAEAIVKISASERRSADLQMNRNPERSPSRTATKIAIAAGATPPGPRRSSVRHSLTVRRSLAGLRHSMTQESVRRASRRSFLKKKARMGSSTCSSNVSGHEDVWMETDGHEVQVQTDGVLSEEPAKTKTDSPAPETSPEDNAVQNHPGVLSVTEVRRFTRSMAQTTPTVPPPASIISKAKTATPDSGSDDSGKKPPSSLGPRLSAKRRAAADEFQSPRKKPSPPVKSQSVRPNMRSFLHTVQKNQMLMMTPSSLGRNTVMKSFIKHTTPGRADLKSGCGVVERERLKLEALKKKQEQEDERKKKMEEEKRRKQEEMKKKRDERLRRVVEARVKEEQKEEEKKKKIEQKMLQIDEKHDKLRVERMAEEKAKKKVATKRQEELELRRKMEEDVRRKKIQQSEEEEKRQQELQAKRRAEEEQERARKMTEARRALELKKELERELERERQASAERERVEREKAIALQRDVEKAAREKERRELEKRKREEQQRQAEEERQREAERLAERQREAERLAERQREAERLAERQREAERLAERQREAEGLAERQREAAKSHLTAEVQVLKTPVGKGGVLNVTVDIEQSPQSYEITPKGGNKPVVLNANPEDYGMDQNSDDSTDDESAPRKPIPTWAEGNQLKQSMMKQYFHPADVDSHYGAIEPPKLDRIFCKSKPRYFKRTSSAVWHSPPRMGALPL, translated from the exons ATG GTCGCAACCATGACCTCTGTACTGTCGTCGACGCATACCCTGATGCAGATGTTTAATGGGAAGATTCAGGAGTTCGCCAACGAAATAGAAAATGTTCACATGGTGTGGCTCGAGGAGATCCAGCAGGAAGCCAACCGCATGTTTTCAAG TGACTTCAGTGCGGAGCCAGAATTGATGCCAAAGACTCCGTCACAGAAGAAGAGCAACCGTAGGAAGCGTCTATCCGTGGGTCAGAATGAGAACCACACCAAGAGACG CTTCTCAAAGGGCAAACGCAGCAACCTGCGTCGCTCCTCTGTGTCCACCTCCCTGAACCTGATAGCAGAGGATGACGGAGGATCTCCGGTCACGCTGGAAGAGATAGTCAAGCCACCTCGTTCCCGCAGAGCCAAACAGACGACCCAGCCTGAGGCGGCGCCACCCGTATGCAGCACCCGCAAAGGAGCTGCTCCGACCACCAACTCTCAGCCGGAGGAGATGGAGTATGAGGCTCCTAGCAAACACATCCAGGAGGAGAGGATGCAGCCAGAGGAAGCTGAGAGTAAGAGGGAGTCGTTCAGCTCTGTCGCCTCCCAGCCCCACTGTCTAACACCCCCTCAGACTCAGAGTCACATAGCTGAAGCCATAGTCAAGATCTCGGCCTCAGAGCGGCGTTCTGCAGATCTCCAGATGAACCGCAACCCAGAGCGCTCTCCAAGCCGCACCGCCACTAAGATAGCCATCGCTGCCGGCGCCACGCCCCCGGGTCCCAGGCGGAGCTCCGTGAGACACTCCCTGACCGTGCGGCGCTCCCTGGCAGGGCTGAGACACAGCATGACCCAGGAGTCTGTCCGCAGAGCCTCCAGGAGATCCTTCCTGAAGAAGAAGGCTCGTATGGGTAGCTCCACCTGCAGCAGCAACGTCAGCGGGCATG AAGATGTGTGGATGGAAACTGATGGACATGAGGTTCAGGTGCAGACTGACGG GGTGTTGTCAGAGGAGCCTGCGAAGACTAAGACCGACAGCCCAGCTCCTGAGACTTCTCCTGAG GATAACGCGGTGCAGAACCACCCGGGGGTTCTCAGTGTTACGGAGGTTCGGCGTTTCACTCGCTCCATGGCCCAGACCACTCCCACCGTGCCGCCACCAGCCTCGATCATCAGCAAAGCCAAGACCGCCACACCAGACTCTGGATCAG ATGACAGTGGTAAGAAGCCACCGTCAAGTCTGGGTCCTCGTCTCAGTGCCAAGCGCAGAGCAGCTGCCGATGAATTCCAGAGCCCAAGGAAGAAGCCATCGCCCCCTGTTAAGAGCCAGAGT GTGAGGCCCAACATGAGGTCGTTCCTCCACACGGTCCAGAAGAACCAGATGCTGATGATGACCCCCAGTTCTCTGGGTCGCAACACGGTCATGAAGTCCTTCATTAAACACACCACGCCGGGCAGAGCCGACCTCAAG TCAGGCTGTGGTGTAGTG GAAAGAGAACGCCTGAAACTGGAAGCACTAAAGAAGAAGCAAGAGCAAGAAGacgagaggaagaagaagatggaggaagagaagaggagaaaacaggaagagatgaagaagaagagggatgAACGGCTGCGGAGGGTAGTCGAGGCCCGGGTGAAGGAagaacagaaagaggaggagaagaagaagaagattgaGCAGAAAATGCTCCAGATTGACGAGAAACACGACAAG CTGCGAGTGGAGCGCATGGCAGAGGAGAAAGCCAAGAAGAAGGTGGCCACCAAACGCCAGGAGGAGCTGGAActgaggaggaagatggaggaggaCGTCAGGAGGAAGAAGATTCAACAGTCT gaggaggaggagaagcgtcAGCAGGAGCTGCAGGCGAAGAGGAGAGCCGAAGAAGAGCAGGAGAGGGCTCGTAAGATGACTGAGGCCCGACGAGCACTGGAACTGAAGaaagaactagagagagaactggagagagagagacaagcatCTGCTGAGAG GgagcgggtagagagagagaaggccatCGCTCTTCAGAGAGACGTGGAGAAAGCTGCccgggagaaggagaggagagagttggagaagaggaagaga GAGGAGCAACAGAGGCAggctgaggaggagagacagCGAGAAGCTGAGAGACTCGCTGAGAGACAGCGAGAAGCTGAGAGACTCGCTGAGAGACAGCGAGAAGCTGAGAGACTCGCTGAGAGACAGCGAGAAGCTGAGAGACTCGCTGAGCGACAGCGAGAAGCTGAGGGGCTCGCTGAGCGACAGCGAGAAGCCGCTAAGAGCCACCTGACTGCTGAAGTTCAG GTGTTGAAGACGCCTGTGGGGAAGGGAGGAGTCCTCAACGTCACTGTGGATATCGAG CAGTCTCCCCAGTCGTATGAGATCACTCCTAAAGGGGGGAACAAGCCCGTTGTTCTCAACGCCAACCCTGAGGACTATGGGATGGATCAGAACAGTGATGACTCTACTGATGACGAATCGGCACCAAGGAAACCCATCCCCACATGGGCCGAGG GCAACCAGCTGAAGCAGTCTATGATGAAGCAATATTTCCACCCAGCGGACGTGGACTCTCACTACGGGGCGATTGAACCCCCAAAGCTGGATCGCATCTTCTGCAAGAGCAAACCTCGCTACTTTAAACGTACCAGCTCTGCTGTCTGGCACTCGCCGCCTCGAATGGGAGCTCTACCCCTTTAA
- the incenp gene encoding inner centromere protein A isoform X1, whose protein sequence is MTSVLSSTHTLMQMFNGKIQEFANEIENVHMVWLEEIQQEANRMFSSDFSAEPELMPKTPSQKKSNRRKRLSVGQNENHTKRRFSKGKRSNLRRSSVSTSLNLIAEDDGGSPVTLEEIVKPPRSRRAKQTTQPEAAPPVCSTRKGAAPTTNSQPEEMEYEAPSKHIQEERMQPEEAESKRESFSSVASQPHCLTPPQTQSHIAEAIVKISASERRSADLQMNRNPERSPSRTATKIAIAAGATPPGPRRSSVRHSLTVRRSLAGLRHSMTQESVRRASRRSFLKKKARMGSSTCSSNVSGHDVWMETDGHEVQVQTDGVLSEEPAKTKTDSPAPETSPEDNAVQNHPGVLSVTEVRRFTRSMAQTTPTVPPPASIISKAKTATPDSGSDDSGKKPPSSLGPRLSAKRRAAADEFQSPRKKPSPPVKSQSVRPNMRSFLHTVQKNQMLMMTPSSLGRNTVMKSFIKHTTPGRADLKSGCGVVERERLKLEALKKKQEQEDERKKKMEEEKRRKQEEMKKKRDERLRRVVEARVKEEQKEEEKKKKIEQKMLQIDEKHDKLRVERMAEEKAKKKVATKRQEELELRRKMEEDVRRKKIQQSEEEEKRQQELQAKRRAEEEQERARKMTEARRALELKKELERELERERQASAERERVEREKAIALQRDVEKAAREKERRELEKRKREEQQRQAEEERQREAERLAERQREAERLAERQREAERLAERQREAERLAERQREAEGLAERQREAAKSHLTAEVQVLKTPVGKGGVLNVTVDIEQSPQSYEITPKGGNKPVVLNANPEDYGMDQNSDDSTDDESAPRKPIPTWAEGNQLKQSMMKQYFHPADVDSHYGAIEPPKLDRIFCKSKPRYFKRTSSAVWHSPPRMGALPL, encoded by the exons ATGACCTCTGTACTGTCGTCGACGCATACCCTGATGCAGATGTTTAATGGGAAGATTCAGGAGTTCGCCAACGAAATAGAAAATGTTCACATGGTGTGGCTCGAGGAGATCCAGCAGGAAGCCAACCGCATGTTTTCAAG TGACTTCAGTGCGGAGCCAGAATTGATGCCAAAGACTCCGTCACAGAAGAAGAGCAACCGTAGGAAGCGTCTATCCGTGGGTCAGAATGAGAACCACACCAAGAGACG CTTCTCAAAGGGCAAACGCAGCAACCTGCGTCGCTCCTCTGTGTCCACCTCCCTGAACCTGATAGCAGAGGATGACGGAGGATCTCCGGTCACGCTGGAAGAGATAGTCAAGCCACCTCGTTCCCGCAGAGCCAAACAGACGACCCAGCCTGAGGCGGCGCCACCCGTATGCAGCACCCGCAAAGGAGCTGCTCCGACCACCAACTCTCAGCCGGAGGAGATGGAGTATGAGGCTCCTAGCAAACACATCCAGGAGGAGAGGATGCAGCCAGAGGAAGCTGAGAGTAAGAGGGAGTCGTTCAGCTCTGTCGCCTCCCAGCCCCACTGTCTAACACCCCCTCAGACTCAGAGTCACATAGCTGAAGCCATAGTCAAGATCTCGGCCTCAGAGCGGCGTTCTGCAGATCTCCAGATGAACCGCAACCCAGAGCGCTCTCCAAGCCGCACCGCCACTAAGATAGCCATCGCTGCCGGCGCCACGCCCCCGGGTCCCAGGCGGAGCTCCGTGAGACACTCCCTGACCGTGCGGCGCTCCCTGGCAGGGCTGAGACACAGCATGACCCAGGAGTCTGTCCGCAGAGCCTCCAGGAGATCCTTCCTGAAGAAGAAGGCTCGTATGGGTAGCTCCACCTGCAGCAGCAACGTCAGCGGGCATG ATGTGTGGATGGAAACTGATGGACATGAGGTTCAGGTGCAGACTGACGG GGTGTTGTCAGAGGAGCCTGCGAAGACTAAGACCGACAGCCCAGCTCCTGAGACTTCTCCTGAG GATAACGCGGTGCAGAACCACCCGGGGGTTCTCAGTGTTACGGAGGTTCGGCGTTTCACTCGCTCCATGGCCCAGACCACTCCCACCGTGCCGCCACCAGCCTCGATCATCAGCAAAGCCAAGACCGCCACACCAGACTCTGGATCAG ATGACAGTGGTAAGAAGCCACCGTCAAGTCTGGGTCCTCGTCTCAGTGCCAAGCGCAGAGCAGCTGCCGATGAATTCCAGAGCCCAAGGAAGAAGCCATCGCCCCCTGTTAAGAGCCAGAGT GTGAGGCCCAACATGAGGTCGTTCCTCCACACGGTCCAGAAGAACCAGATGCTGATGATGACCCCCAGTTCTCTGGGTCGCAACACGGTCATGAAGTCCTTCATTAAACACACCACGCCGGGCAGAGCCGACCTCAAG TCAGGCTGTGGTGTAGTG GAAAGAGAACGCCTGAAACTGGAAGCACTAAAGAAGAAGCAAGAGCAAGAAGacgagaggaagaagaagatggaggaagagaagaggagaaaacaggaagagatgaagaagaagagggatgAACGGCTGCGGAGGGTAGTCGAGGCCCGGGTGAAGGAagaacagaaagaggaggagaagaagaagaagattgaGCAGAAAATGCTCCAGATTGACGAGAAACACGACAAG CTGCGAGTGGAGCGCATGGCAGAGGAGAAAGCCAAGAAGAAGGTGGCCACCAAACGCCAGGAGGAGCTGGAActgaggaggaagatggaggaggaCGTCAGGAGGAAGAAGATTCAACAGTCT gaggaggaggagaagcgtcAGCAGGAGCTGCAGGCGAAGAGGAGAGCCGAAGAAGAGCAGGAGAGGGCTCGTAAGATGACTGAGGCCCGACGAGCACTGGAACTGAAGaaagaactagagagagaactggagagagagagacaagcatCTGCTGAGAG GgagcgggtagagagagagaaggccatCGCTCTTCAGAGAGACGTGGAGAAAGCTGCccgggagaaggagaggagagagttggagaagaggaagaga GAGGAGCAACAGAGGCAggctgaggaggagagacagCGAGAAGCTGAGAGACTCGCTGAGAGACAGCGAGAAGCTGAGAGACTCGCTGAGAGACAGCGAGAAGCTGAGAGACTCGCTGAGAGACAGCGAGAAGCTGAGAGACTCGCTGAGCGACAGCGAGAAGCTGAGGGGCTCGCTGAGCGACAGCGAGAAGCCGCTAAGAGCCACCTGACTGCTGAAGTTCAG GTGTTGAAGACGCCTGTGGGGAAGGGAGGAGTCCTCAACGTCACTGTGGATATCGAG CAGTCTCCCCAGTCGTATGAGATCACTCCTAAAGGGGGGAACAAGCCCGTTGTTCTCAACGCCAACCCTGAGGACTATGGGATGGATCAGAACAGTGATGACTCTACTGATGACGAATCGGCACCAAGGAAACCCATCCCCACATGGGCCGAGG GCAACCAGCTGAAGCAGTCTATGATGAAGCAATATTTCCACCCAGCGGACGTGGACTCTCACTACGGGGCGATTGAACCCCCAAAGCTGGATCGCATCTTCTGCAAGAGCAAACCTCGCTACTTTAAACGTACCAGCTCTGCTGTCTGGCACTCGCCGCCTCGAATGGGAGCTCTACCCCTTTAA